A window from Erythrobacter sp. YJ-T3-07 encodes these proteins:
- a CDS encoding mechanosensitive ion channel family protein has translation MASQTPTPRADTPGVDLSFVTSIIEWLQANIMQIIGAFAVLVIGLLIASVLSRWAERALSKSSKFEPTIANFLSNMVKYALWAVVLVTVLSQFGVETTSIIAALGGMALAVGLALQGTLSNVASGVMILVQRPFVVGEAISVDKFTATVQRIGLFTTELKQFDGLFVMVPNSELWNQPIVNLHRHPTRRIELVVGIGYDDSMQQARETLLGLAAADERVLKDPEPQAFVASLDDSSVGIGLRVWCATGDYMQLTWDLTEAAKATFDDKGISIPFPQREITQKAA, from the coding sequence ATGGCTTCTCAAACACCGACCCCGCGCGCCGATACGCCCGGCGTGGACCTCAGCTTCGTGACCAGCATCATCGAGTGGTTGCAGGCGAATATCATGCAGATCATCGGCGCCTTCGCGGTGCTGGTGATCGGGCTGCTGATCGCCAGCGTCCTGTCGCGCTGGGCGGAGCGCGCGCTGTCCAAATCCTCCAAGTTCGAACCGACCATCGCCAACTTCCTGTCCAACATGGTCAAGTACGCGCTGTGGGCGGTGGTGCTGGTCACGGTGCTGAGCCAGTTCGGGGTCGAGACGACCAGCATCATCGCCGCGCTGGGCGGCATGGCGCTGGCGGTCGGCCTTGCGTTGCAGGGCACGCTCAGCAATGTCGCCTCGGGCGTGATGATCCTGGTGCAACGCCCCTTCGTGGTCGGCGAGGCGATCAGCGTCGACAAATTCACCGCGACCGTGCAGCGGATCGGGCTGTTCACGACCGAGCTGAAACAGTTCGACGGATTGTTCGTGATGGTCCCCAACTCGGAGCTGTGGAACCAGCCGATCGTCAACCTGCACCGCCATCCCACCCGCCGGATCGAGCTGGTCGTGGGGATCGGCTACGACGATTCGATGCAGCAGGCGCGCGAGACGCTGCTCGGTCTGGCCGCAGCGGACGAGCGGGTGCTGAAAGATCCTGAGCCGCAGGCCTTCGTCGCCTCGCTCGACGACAGCTCGGTCGGGATCGGCCTGCGCGTGTGGTGCGCGACCGGCGATTACATGCAGCTGACCTGGGACCTGACCGAGGCAGCCAAGGCGACCTTCGACGACAAGGGGATCAGCATTCCCTTCCCGCAGCGCGAGATCACGCAGAAGGCGGCCTGA
- a CDS encoding MATE family efflux transporter: protein MAYTPHPSRDPSPWRTEIFATLRLSWPLALANLLQMLTYAIDVIFIARLGEEPLAASALAVSVFGLIVWALCSMTGMVAAVISAELGARAPALRPVRRATRMALWLAVLSGAMGMIACLGFEQFALLTGQEPALAALGQSYMLILVWSVIPFIVNNVLRSFVSALDRPIFATAITALGIGVNAMGNYAFIFGNWGAPALGLPGAAVATLFTSLFTMLAYVVAIRLDPKLHRYHIFGRWWVPDWPVFWQIVRKGTPIALMVSAEAGVFSAAAFLMGNIGAAQLAAHTLALQIAALAFQVPFGVGQASTIRVGYFYGARDSDGMARAGWAGIGIAFLFMSVTASAMVLVPDYLLSIYIDPWAAANVAMVAFATRYLLVAAAFQLVDGVQAVAGGALRGLQDTRMPMWIAVFSYWVPGFGTAMVLGFATPLAGVGVWLGLATGLSFAAVLLTWRWARREALGLTRVQPDAKRVRPPSA, encoded by the coding sequence ATGGCTTACACACCCCACCCTTCGCGGGACCCGTCCCCCTGGCGCACCGAGATATTCGCCACGCTCCGGCTCAGCTGGCCGCTGGCGCTCGCCAACCTGCTGCAAATGCTGACCTATGCGATCGACGTGATCTTCATCGCGCGATTGGGGGAAGAGCCGCTGGCGGCCTCCGCGCTGGCGGTGTCGGTGTTTGGGCTGATCGTGTGGGCGCTATGCTCGATGACGGGGATGGTCGCGGCGGTGATTTCGGCGGAGCTGGGCGCGCGGGCACCCGCGCTGCGCCCCGTGCGCCGCGCGACCCGCATGGCGCTGTGGCTCGCGGTGCTGAGCGGTGCAATGGGGATGATCGCGTGCCTGGGGTTCGAGCAGTTTGCCCTGCTGACCGGGCAGGAGCCCGCGCTCGCCGCGCTGGGGCAGAGCTACATGCTGATCCTCGTGTGGTCGGTGATTCCGTTCATCGTCAACAACGTGCTGCGCAGCTTCGTGTCCGCGCTCGACCGGCCGATCTTCGCGACCGCGATCACCGCGCTCGGCATCGGCGTCAACGCGATGGGCAATTATGCCTTCATCTTCGGCAACTGGGGCGCACCTGCCCTCGGCCTGCCCGGCGCGGCGGTGGCGACGCTGTTCACCTCCCTGTTCACGATGCTGGCCTACGTGGTCGCGATCCGGCTCGACCCCAAGCTGCACCGCTACCATATCTTCGGGCGCTGGTGGGTGCCCGACTGGCCGGTGTTCTGGCAGATCGTGCGCAAGGGCACGCCGATCGCGCTGATGGTGAGCGCGGAAGCCGGGGTGTTCAGCGCGGCGGCCTTCCTGATGGGCAATATCGGCGCGGCGCAGCTCGCTGCGCACACGCTCGCACTGCAGATCGCTGCGCTCGCGTTCCAGGTGCCCTTCGGCGTCGGCCAGGCGAGCACGATCCGGGTCGGCTATTTCTACGGCGCGCGCGACAGCGACGGGATGGCCCGCGCGGGCTGGGCGGGGATCGGCATCGCGTTTTTGTTCATGAGCGTGACTGCCAGCGCCATGGTGCTGGTGCCCGACTATCTGCTGTCGATCTATATCGACCCGTGGGCGGCGGCCAACGTCGCGATGGTCGCCTTCGCCACCCGCTACCTGCTGGTCGCCGCCGCGTTCCAGCTGGTCGACGGGGTGCAGGCGGTCGCGGGCGGAGCGCTGCGCGGCCTGCAGGACACGCGCATGCCGATGTGGATCGCGGTCTTTTCCTACTGGGTACCGGGCTTCGGCACCGCGATGGTGCTGGGGTTCGCGACCCCGCTGGCGGGCGTGGGCGTATGGCTGGGGCTCGCCACCGGTCTTTCCTTTGCCGCCGTGCTGCTGACCTGGCGCTGGGCGCGGCGCGAGGCGCTGGGCCTCACGCGCGTCCAGCCGGATGCGAAAAGGGTCAGGCCGCCTTCTGCGTGA
- the groES gene encoding co-chaperone GroES, which produces MAFRPLHDRVLVRRIEAEEKTAGGIIIPDSAQEKPSEGMIVAVGSGAKAEDGTVTPLDVKEGDRVLFGKWGGTEVKIDGEDLLIMKESDIMGIIS; this is translated from the coding sequence ATGGCATTTCGTCCGCTGCACGACCGTGTTCTGGTCCGTCGCATCGAAGCCGAGGAAAAGACCGCCGGCGGCATCATCATCCCCGATAGCGCTCAGGAAAAGCCGAGCGAAGGCATGATCGTTGCAGTCGGTTCGGGCGCCAAGGCCGAAGACGGCACCGTCACCCCGCTCGACGTCAAGGAAGGCGATCGCGTCCTCTTCGGCAAGTGGGGCGGCACCGAGGTCAAGATCGACGGTGAAGACCTGCTGATCATGAAGGAAAGCGACATCATGGGGATCATTTCCTGA
- the rplL gene encoding 50S ribosomal protein L7/L12 — protein sequence MADIAKLVEELSKLTVLEAADLAKALEEEWGVSAAAAVAVAGPAAGGDAPAAEEKDEFDVILTGDGGKKIQVIKEVRAITGLGLTEAKALVEGAPKPLKEGVNKAEAEEVKSKIEAAGGTVELK from the coding sequence ATGGCTGACATCGCCAAGCTCGTTGAAGAACTTTCGAAGCTGACCGTCCTCGAAGCAGCTGACCTCGCCAAGGCTCTTGAAGAAGAGTGGGGCGTGAGCGCCGCTGCTGCCGTTGCGGTTGCAGGCCCGGCTGCCGGTGGCGACGCCCCGGCTGCTGAAGAAAAGGACGAATTCGACGTCATTCTCACCGGCGACGGTGGCAAGAAGATCCAGGTCATCAAGGAAGTCCGCGCCATCACCGGCCTGGGCCTCACCGAAGCCAAGGCTCTCGTCGAAGGCGCGCCCAAGCCGCTCAAGGAAGGCGTCAACAAGGCCGAAGCCGAAGAAGTCAAGAGCAAGATCGAAGCCGCTGGCGGCACGGTCGAGCTCAAGTAA
- the rplJ gene encoding 50S ribosomal protein L10, with protein MDRSQKTDAVAQLNNVFNEAGVVVVTRNLGLTVAESTDLRAKMREAGATYQVAKNRLAKIALKDTDYAGIEEYLNGPTALAYSEDPVAAAKAVVEFAKTNDRIEVVGGSMGSQVLDEAGVRALASMPSLDELRGKLVGLVNAPATKIAQVVNAPANKLARVFGAYAAKDAA; from the coding sequence ATGGATCGTTCGCAAAAAACCGATGCGGTCGCTCAGCTGAACAACGTCTTCAACGAGGCGGGCGTGGTGGTCGTCACCCGCAACCTCGGCCTGACGGTGGCGGAATCCACCGATCTGCGCGCGAAGATGCGGGAAGCCGGCGCGACTTACCAGGTTGCGAAGAACCGTCTTGCCAAGATCGCCCTCAAGGACACCGACTATGCAGGTATCGAAGAATACCTGAACGGTCCGACCGCCCTCGCATACAGCGAAGATCCGGTTGCCGCGGCCAAGGCCGTGGTGGAGTTCGCGAAGACCAACGACCGCATCGAAGTGGTCGGTGGCTCGATGGGCTCGCAGGTGCTCGACGAAGCAGGTGTCAGGGCTCTCGCCTCGATGCCCAGCCTCGACGAACTGCGTGGCAAGCTCGTTGGTCTGGTCAACGCCCCCGCGACGAAAATCGCGCAGGTCGTCAATGCCCCGGCGAACAAGCTCGCTCGTGTCTTCGGCGCGTATGCCGCCAAGGACGCTGCGTAA
- a CDS encoding helix-turn-helix transcriptional regulator, giving the protein MPPSPDTPDGAAIMVKLDDLLHERRMTLTELAERVGMTLANLSILKTGKAKAIRFSTLEAICRELECQPGDLLAYDTRSETA; this is encoded by the coding sequence ATGCCCCCCTCCCCCGACACCCCCGACGGAGCTGCCATCATGGTGAAACTGGACGACCTGCTGCACGAACGCCGCATGACCCTGACCGAACTGGCCGAGCGAGTCGGCATGACACTGGCCAACCTCTCGATCCTCAAGACAGGCAAGGCCAAGGCGATCCGCTTCTCCACGCTCGAGGCGATCTGCCGCGAACTGGAATGCCAGCCGGGCGATCTGCTCGCCTACGACACCCGCAGCGAAACCGCCTGA
- a CDS encoding cation:proton antiporter, giving the protein MEHGEASAHVALESGVVLLAAALLFVILFRKLGLGATLGYLVAGAVVGPQVLGLAGSGEETLSFGELGIVMLLFVVGLELAPDRLWRLRGAIFGLGLTQVALCGLAVSGVIWLATSYPMAAALAVGLSLGLSSTAQVLPMLQSGGNLRTPVGERAFSILLFQDLSIIPLLAIVAALGVQGGEDGGSGGWVQLPIALGACVALVLAGRFALRPLLRLIGRLGEREMFVVAALFAVVASAAVMEAIGLSTALGAFIAGVMLADTPYRHELEADIEPFRSILLGLFFVSVGMMLDLQAIAAQPLFVIGMAAALVVTKAAIITGLGMAVKLPWRSALALGLLLSQGGEFGFVLFNAAQTGGVIDAQTASLFTAIVTLSMATTPFLMMATARLRTPAAGAREEREGPDGETPQALVIGFGRFGQTVAQMLATAGLDVTMIDRNVPQIDTAEEFGIKVFFGDGLRMDMLRQAGAREAKLICFCIDGNQIDAEFLASVREAFPDAALFVRTFDRRHVMKLAPAQIAFQVRELRESAIAMGRAVLEHLDTDARAIEQLEQDYRENDMARLQAQIDADDLHAGKERNVLRGRKRTT; this is encoded by the coding sequence ATGGAACACGGCGAAGCCTCCGCGCACGTAGCGCTCGAAAGCGGTGTCGTGCTGCTGGCCGCCGCGCTGTTATTCGTGATCCTCTTCCGCAAGCTGGGGCTGGGCGCGACGCTGGGCTACCTTGTCGCAGGCGCGGTAGTCGGGCCGCAGGTGCTCGGACTGGCTGGCAGCGGCGAGGAAACGCTCAGTTTTGGCGAACTGGGCATCGTCATGCTGCTGTTCGTGGTCGGTCTGGAACTGGCACCCGACAGGCTGTGGCGGCTGCGCGGGGCGATCTTCGGTCTCGGCCTGACGCAGGTTGCGCTGTGCGGCCTCGCGGTATCAGGAGTGATCTGGCTCGCGACCAGCTATCCGATGGCTGCGGCGCTGGCGGTGGGCCTCTCGCTCGGCCTGTCGTCCACCGCGCAGGTGCTGCCGATGCTGCAATCGGGCGGCAACCTGCGCACCCCGGTGGGGGAACGGGCGTTCTCCATCCTGCTGTTTCAGGATCTCTCGATCATCCCGCTGCTCGCGATCGTCGCCGCGCTCGGCGTGCAGGGGGGCGAGGATGGCGGCTCCGGCGGGTGGGTCCAGTTGCCGATCGCGCTGGGCGCCTGTGTCGCGCTCGTGCTCGCCGGGCGGTTCGCGCTGCGCCCGCTGCTGCGGCTGATCGGGCGGCTGGGCGAGCGCGAGATGTTCGTCGTCGCCGCGCTGTTCGCGGTGGTCGCCTCGGCGGCGGTGATGGAGGCGATCGGCCTGTCGACCGCGCTCGGCGCGTTCATCGCCGGGGTGATGCTGGCCGATACGCCCTACCGCCACGAGCTGGAGGCCGATATCGAACCCTTCCGCTCGATCCTGCTGGGCCTGTTCTTCGTCTCGGTCGGGATGATGCTCGACCTGCAGGCGATCGCCGCGCAGCCGCTGTTCGTGATCGGCATGGCGGCGGCGCTGGTGGTCACCAAGGCCGCGATCATCACCGGGCTGGGCATGGCGGTGAAGCTGCCGTGGCGCTCCGCCCTCGCACTGGGCCTGCTGCTGAGCCAGGGGGGCGAGTTCGGTTTCGTGCTGTTCAATGCCGCGCAAACCGGCGGGGTGATCGATGCGCAGACCGCCAGCCTGTTCACCGCGATCGTTACGCTTTCCATGGCGACCACCCCGTTCCTGATGATGGCGACCGCACGTTTGCGCACGCCCGCCGCCGGAGCGCGGGAGGAGCGCGAGGGGCCGGATGGCGAAACGCCGCAGGCGCTGGTGATCGGCTTCGGCCGGTTCGGCCAAACGGTCGCGCAGATGCTCGCCACCGCCGGGCTCGACGTCACGATGATCGACAGGAACGTGCCGCAGATCGACACTGCCGAGGAGTTCGGGATCAAGGTGTTCTTCGGCGACGGATTGCGGATGGACATGCTGCGCCAGGCGGGCGCGCGCGAGGCCAAGCTGATCTGCTTCTGTATCGATGGCAACCAGATCGACGCCGAATTCCTGGCTTCGGTGCGCGAGGCCTTCCCCGACGCCGCGCTGTTCGTGCGCACCTTCGACCGGCGGCACGTGATGAAGCTGGCCCCGGCACAGATCGCCTTTCAGGTGCGTGAGCTGCGCGAAAGCGCGATCGCGATGGGCCGCGCAGTGCTGGAGCATCTCGACACCGACGCGCGCGCGATCGAGCAGCTCGAGCAGGATTATCGCGAGAACGACATGGCCCGGCTGCAGGCCCAGATCGACGCGGACGATCTGCACGCGGGCAAGGAACGTAACGTGCTGCGCGGGCGAAAGCGCACGACCTGA
- the groL gene encoding chaperonin GroEL (60 kDa chaperone family; promotes refolding of misfolded polypeptides especially under stressful conditions; forms two stacked rings of heptamers to form a barrel-shaped 14mer; ends can be capped by GroES; misfolded proteins enter the barrel where they are refolded when GroES binds) has product MAAKDVKFGREAREGILRGVDTLANAVKVTLGPKGRNVVIDKSFGAPRITKDGVTVAKEIELKDKFENMGAQMIKEVASKANDAAGDGTTTATVLAQAIVNEGMKSVAAGMNPMDLKRGIDIAVTKVVEDLKGRSKDVSGSSEIAQVGVISANGDREVGEKIAEAMEKVGKEGVITVDESKGLEFELETVEGMQFDRGYLSPYFITNPDKMTVELDDPYILIFEKKLSNLQAMLPILEAAVQSGRPLLIIAEDIEGEALATLVVNKLRGGLKVAAVKAPGFGDRRKAMLQDIAILTKGEMVSEDLGIKLENVTLNMLGQAKRVTIDKDTTTIVDGAGEQADIEARVNEIRTQIDNTSSDYDKEKLQERLAKLAGGVAVIKVGGATEVEVKERKDRVDDALHATRAAVEEGIVPGGGTALLYASKALEGLKGDNEDQTRGIAIVRKAILAPIRQIATNAGHDGAVVSGNLLREGDETQGFNAGTDTYENLVKAGVIDPTKVVRTALQGAASVAGLLITTEAAISEVPEDKSGGGMPDMGGMGGGMGGMGF; this is encoded by the coding sequence ATGGCAGCCAAGGACGTAAAGTTCGGCCGCGAAGCCCGCGAAGGCATTCTGCGCGGCGTCGACACCCTCGCCAATGCCGTCAAGGTCACGCTGGGCCCCAAGGGCCGCAACGTCGTGATCGACAAGAGCTTCGGCGCACCCCGCATCACCAAGGACGGCGTCACCGTCGCCAAGGAAATCGAACTTAAGGACAAGTTCGAGAACATGGGCGCGCAGATGATCAAGGAAGTCGCATCGAAGGCGAACGACGCCGCCGGTGACGGCACCACCACCGCCACCGTGCTGGCCCAGGCCATCGTCAACGAAGGCATGAAGTCGGTCGCAGCGGGCATGAACCCGATGGATCTGAAGCGCGGCATCGACATCGCCGTGACCAAGGTCGTCGAAGACCTCAAGGGCCGTTCGAAGGACGTGTCCGGTTCCAGCGAAATCGCCCAGGTCGGCGTGATCTCCGCCAATGGCGACCGCGAAGTCGGCGAGAAGATCGCCGAAGCGATGGAAAAGGTCGGCAAGGAAGGCGTCATCACCGTCGACGAATCGAAGGGTCTCGAGTTCGAACTCGAAACCGTTGAGGGCATGCAGTTCGACCGTGGCTACCTCTCGCCCTACTTCATCACCAACCCCGACAAGATGACCGTCGAGCTGGATGACCCGTACATCCTGATCTTCGAAAAGAAGCTGTCGAACCTGCAGGCGATGCTGCCGATTCTCGAAGCAGCCGTTCAGTCGGGCCGTCCGCTCCTCATCATCGCGGAAGACATCGAAGGCGAAGCGCTGGCCACCCTCGTGGTCAACAAGCTGCGCGGCGGCCTGAAGGTCGCAGCGGTCAAGGCTCCGGGCTTCGGCGATCGTCGCAAGGCGATGCTGCAGGACATCGCGATCCTGACGAAGGGCGAAATGGTCAGCGAAGACCTCGGCATCAAGCTCGAGAACGTCACGCTGAACATGCTCGGCCAGGCCAAGCGCGTCACCATCGACAAGGACACCACGACGATCGTCGACGGTGCGGGCGAACAGGCCGACATCGAAGCGCGCGTCAACGAAATCCGCACCCAGATCGACAACACCAGCAGCGACTACGACAAGGAAAAGCTGCAGGAACGTCTCGCCAAGCTGGCGGGCGGCGTTGCCGTGATCAAGGTCGGCGGTGCCACCGAAGTCGAGGTGAAGGAGCGTAAGGACCGCGTCGACGACGCGCTGCACGCAACCCGCGCCGCGGTGGAAGAAGGCATCGTCCCCGGCGGCGGTACCGCGCTGCTCTACGCGTCCAAGGCTCTCGAAGGCCTCAAGGGCGACAACGAAGACCAGACCCGCGGCATCGCGATCGTGCGCAAGGCGATCCTCGCCCCGATCCGCCAGATCGCGACCAATGCCGGTCACGATGGTGCGGTTGTCTCGGGCAACCTGCTGCGCGAAGGCGACGAAACGCAGGGCTTTAATGCCGGTACCGACACCTACGAGAACCTGGTCAAGGCCGGTGTGATCGACCCGACCAAGGTCGTGCGCACCGCGCTGCAGGGCGCAGCCTCGGTTGCCGGTCTGCTGATCACCACCGAAGCGGCTATTTCGGAAGTTCCGGAAGACAAGTCCGGTGGCGGCATGCCCGACATGGGCGGCATGGGCGGCGGCATGGGCGGCATGGGCTTCTAA
- a CDS encoding host attachment protein: MKLPHNAHVAVVDGNRFMLLRNTGKPFEPTLEKVDQPELDPSNFSAGVRHQDDASQRSGATDLNELAHGAAVSEWLNAKAVSGDLTQLMVMADPKTLGEMRRHYHSELERILVGEIDKTVTGEPLEKIAKVIAES, encoded by the coding sequence ATGAAACTACCCCACAACGCCCATGTCGCCGTCGTCGACGGCAACCGCTTCATGCTCCTCCGGAACACCGGCAAGCCGTTCGAGCCGACGCTGGAGAAGGTCGACCAGCCCGAACTCGACCCGAGCAATTTCAGCGCGGGCGTGCGCCATCAGGACGATGCCAGCCAGCGCAGCGGCGCGACCGATCTGAACGAACTGGCGCATGGTGCCGCGGTGAGCGAATGGCTCAACGCCAAGGCCGTCTCGGGCGACCTCACGCAGCTGATGGTGATGGCCGATCCCAAGACCCTGGGCGAGATGCGCCGCCACTATCATTCGGAACTGGAACGCATTCTGGTCGGCGAGATCGACAAGACCGTAACCGGCGAACCGCTTGAAAAGATCGCAAAAGTGATCGCCGAAAGCTGA
- a CDS encoding DUF305 domain-containing protein yields the protein MTIRTMATAASLIALATTMAVPLAAQDAPIIQPGAPGQENRSLKAEDASKLAGTNFAPADARFMQMMIPHHQQATEMTQLVEGRTSNPDIVKIAGRIDAGQGDEIAFMRDWLSSRRLPATMQHTAANMGGMTHAEHMAAMGMATPDQMKRLASLQGTAFDALFLELMIRHHQGAIRMVDDLLDQPGTAYDPVMFEFVNDIKVEQQGEIDRMNAVGATLSTDPRAGLAPGFRDAGEAISNLRLVTAMPKPTGFFDPANPAQLQPRIEDDAEEAELVDATKADPRDEDEESEDRFGQRGSLLSFANTDMAFSGDLLVAGSYHGWNAYRLGEDGVPNLVTSVVCPGGQGDVSIVGDILIMSVQDSRARKDCGLQGVEGRVSEDRFRGLRIFDISDITNPRQVGLVQTCRGSHTHSVVAADDRRIVVYNSGTSYVRDNEELAGCFDTAGDETALFSIDVIEIPLADPAKSRIVDSPRVFAKDGQIAGLWRGGDHGMTEAGEPTQDTYVTNQCHDITVFPAKNIAAGACSGNGIILDISDPLKPVRIDDVTDKGFAYWHSATFNNDGTKVLFTDEWGGGGRPRCQAGDPRNWGADAIYSLKDGKLSFDSLYKLPAPQSDKENCVAHNGSIIPVPGRDIFVQAWYQGGISVIDFTDADNPVEIAYFDRGPVDEDQLITGGYWSAYWYKGRIYGTEIARGLDVFALEPSEFLTAEEIAAAEAAQYPGDVFNPQTQTQVTWPEDMLAAAEASRKGG from the coding sequence ATGACCATCCGCACCATGGCGACCGCCGCCAGCCTTATTGCTCTGGCCACGACAATGGCGGTTCCGCTCGCCGCGCAGGATGCGCCGATCATCCAGCCCGGCGCGCCGGGGCAGGAGAACAGGTCGCTCAAGGCAGAGGATGCGAGCAAGCTCGCCGGGACCAATTTTGCCCCCGCCGATGCGCGCTTCATGCAGATGATGATCCCGCACCACCAGCAGGCGACCGAGATGACCCAGCTGGTCGAAGGGCGCACCAGCAACCCGGACATCGTCAAGATCGCGGGCCGGATCGACGCCGGGCAGGGCGACGAGATCGCCTTCATGCGCGACTGGCTCTCCTCGCGCCGGCTGCCCGCGACGATGCAGCACACCGCCGCCAATATGGGCGGGATGACCCATGCCGAACACATGGCCGCGATGGGCATGGCCACGCCGGACCAGATGAAGCGCCTCGCCTCGCTGCAAGGCACTGCATTCGATGCCCTGTTCCTCGAATTGATGATCCGCCACCATCAGGGTGCGATCCGCATGGTCGACGATCTGCTCGACCAGCCGGGCACCGCCTACGACCCGGTGATGTTCGAATTCGTCAACGACATCAAAGTCGAACAGCAGGGCGAGATCGACCGGATGAACGCGGTCGGCGCCACGCTCTCCACCGATCCGCGCGCGGGCCTCGCCCCGGGCTTCCGCGATGCGGGCGAGGCGATTTCCAACCTGCGCCTTGTCACTGCGATGCCCAAGCCGACCGGGTTCTTCGATCCTGCCAACCCCGCGCAGCTGCAACCGCGGATCGAGGACGACGCGGAAGAGGCAGAGCTGGTCGATGCGACCAAGGCCGATCCGCGCGATGAGGACGAGGAAAGCGAAGACCGCTTCGGCCAGCGCGGATCGCTGCTCAGCTTCGCCAATACCGACATGGCGTTCTCGGGCGATCTGTTGGTCGCAGGCAGCTATCACGGGTGGAACGCCTACCGGCTGGGCGAGGACGGGGTGCCGAACCTCGTCACCTCGGTGGTGTGCCCCGGCGGGCAGGGCGATGTCAGCATCGTCGGCGATATCCTGATCATGAGCGTGCAGGACAGCCGCGCGCGCAAGGATTGCGGGTTGCAGGGGGTCGAGGGCCGGGTCAGCGAGGATCGCTTCCGCGGCCTGCGGATCTTCGACATTTCCGACATCACCAACCCGCGTCAGGTGGGTCTGGTGCAGACCTGCCGGGGGAGCCACACGCACTCCGTGGTCGCGGCCGACGACCGCCGGATCGTCGTGTACAATTCGGGCACCAGTTACGTCCGCGATAACGAGGAACTGGCGGGCTGCTTCGATACCGCAGGTGACGAGACCGCGCTGTTCAGCATCGACGTGATCGAGATTCCGCTGGCCGACCCGGCGAAGTCGCGGATCGTTGATTCTCCGCGCGTCTTTGCCAAGGATGGCCAGATCGCCGGACTGTGGCGCGGCGGCGACCACGGGATGACCGAGGCGGGCGAGCCGACGCAGGACACATACGTCACCAACCAGTGCCACGACATCACCGTGTTCCCAGCCAAGAACATCGCGGCGGGCGCATGCTCGGGCAATGGCATCATCCTCGACATCTCCGACCCGCTCAAGCCGGTGCGGATCGACGATGTGACGGACAAGGGCTTTGCCTACTGGCACTCGGCCACCTTCAACAACGATGGCACCAAGGTGCTGTTCACCGATGAATGGGGCGGCGGCGGGCGGCCACGCTGCCAGGCGGGCGATCCGCGCAACTGGGGCGCCGACGCGATCTATTCGCTCAAGGACGGCAAGCTCAGCTTCGACAGCCTCTACAAACTGCCCGCCCCGCAGAGCGACAAGGAAAACTGCGTCGCGCACAACGGCTCGATCATCCCGGTGCCGGGGCGCGATATCTTCGTGCAGGCCTGGTATCAGGGCGGGATCAGCGTGATCGACTTCACCGACGCCGATAACCCGGTTGAGATCGCGTATTTCGATCGCGGCCCGGTGGACGAGGACCAGCTGATCACCGGCGGCTACTGGAGCGCCTACTGGTATAAGGGCCGCATCTACGGAACCGAGATCGCCCGCGGGCTCGACGTGTTCGCTCTGGAGCCGAGCGAATTCTTGACCGCAGAGGAAATCGCCGCAGCCGAGGCGGCGCAGTATCCGGGCGACGTGTTCAACCCGCAGACCCAGACGCAGGTGACCTGGCCCGAGGACATGCTTGCGGCGGCGGAGGCGAGCCGCAAGGGCGGGTAG